The following proteins are encoded in a genomic region of Diabrotica virgifera virgifera chromosome 1, PGI_DIABVI_V3a:
- the LOC114335563 gene encoding digestive cysteine proteinase 1 isoform X3 — translation MKIILVVLVIVAAATASTDEEKWRQFKITHNRVYKNIEEHDHRFEIFKKNLIRIKEQKEKYEKGESTFNFGITQFADLTEEEFLGRFKSSGSSKLSEIVSNVSSSKSRSKISSASDDLPDQYDWVQSGAVTPVRYYGDCGACTAASVVAAVEGAEFIKTGNLIQRSTRQLRDCIPFDPHECWICYEKVLNYTRDFGIMTEKDYPWKYEFEDCQTDNITATDPLIQIIDWIYVAEGEEEELQRTVYLEGPVAVSLDATNYFQLYTDGVLDDPSCGNTMDDLDTTLLLVGYGESERLGQYWILKYYFGPYWGKDGYLWLRRNKNNQCGVATSAVIPVLDY, via the exons attACCCACAACAGAGTATATAAAAACATTGAAGAGCATGATCATCGATTcgaaatatttaagaaaaatctGATCCGTATTAAAGAACAAAAGGAAAAATACGAAAAAGGCGAATCAACTTTTAACTTTGGAATTACTCAATTTGCAGACCTTACCGAAGAAGAGTTCCTTGGTCGTTTTAAATCTTCTGGTAGTTCTAAGTTAAGCGAAATCGTTAGCAATGTTTCTTCTTCTAAAAGTAGAAGTAAAATCTCCAGTGCATCTGATGATTTGCCAGATCAATATGACTGGGTCCAGTCTGGAGCAGTGACACCGGTACGATATTATGGCGATTGTGGTGCTTGCACAGCTGCAAGCGTG GTAGCAGCTGTAGAAGGGGCTGAGTTTATAAAAACTGGAAATCTAATACAGCGAAGTACAAGACAATTGCGAGACTGCATTCCTTTTGACCCACATGAGTGTTGGATATGTTATGAAAAGGTCCTTAATTACACAAGGGATTTTGGTATTATGACAGAGAAGGACTATCCTTGGAAATATGAATTTGAGGATTGTCAAACAGACAACATTACCGCCACCGATCCACTTATACAGATAATTGACTGGATATATGTTGCTGAGGGGGAGGAGGAAGAATTGCAACGTACAGTTTATCTTGAAGGACCTGTGGCGGTTTCTTTAGATGCAACCAATTATTTTCAGCTATATACTGATG gTGTGCTAGATGATCCGAGTTGTGGAAATACAATGGATGATTTGGATACCACCCTTTTGCTTGTTGGCTATGGTGAATCTGAAAGACTTGGCCAATACTGGATCCTTAAATACTATTTTGGCCCGTATTGGGGAAAAGACGGGTACCTTTGGttaagaagaaataaaaataatcaatgtGGAGTTGCTACGTCAGCGGTTATTCCAGTTCTTGATTATTAA
- the LOC114335563 gene encoding crustapain isoform X2 has translation MKIILVVLLIVVATTASTDEEKWTKFKITHNRVYKNIEEHDHRFEIFKKNLIRIKEQKEKYEKGESTFNFGITQFADLTEEEFLGRFKSSGSSKLSEIVSNVSSSKSRSKISSASDDLPDQYDWVQSGAVTPVRYYGDCGACTAASVVAAVEGAEFIKTGNLIQRSTRQLRDCIPFDPHECWICYEKVLNYTRDFGIMTEKDYPWKYEFEDCQTDNITATDPLIQIIDWIYVAEGEEEELQRTVYLEGPVAVSLDATNYFQLYTDGVLDDPSCGNTMDDLDTTLLLVGYGESERLGQYWILKYYFGPYWGKDGYLWLRRNKNNQCGVATSAVIPVLDY, from the exons atgaaaattattttagtagTTTTGCTAATTGTAGTTGCAACTACAGCATCTACAGACGAAGAAAAATGGACTAAATTTAAG attACCCACAACAGAGTATATAAAAACATTGAAGAGCATGATCATCGATTcgaaatatttaagaaaaatctGATCCGTATTAAAGAACAAAAGGAAAAATACGAAAAAGGCGAATCAACTTTTAACTTTGGAATTACTCAATTTGCAGACCTTACCGAAGAAGAGTTCCTTGGTCGTTTTAAATCTTCTGGTAGTTCTAAGTTAAGCGAAATCGTTAGCAATGTTTCTTCTTCTAAAAGTAGAAGTAAAATCTCCAGTGCATCTGATGATTTGCCAGATCAATATGACTGGGTCCAGTCTGGAGCAGTGACACCGGTACGATATTATGGCGATTGTGGTGCTTGCACAGCTGCAAGCGTG GTAGCAGCTGTAGAAGGGGCTGAGTTTATAAAAACTGGAAATCTAATACAGCGAAGTACAAGACAATTGCGAGACTGCATTCCTTTTGACCCACATGAGTGTTGGATATGTTATGAAAAGGTCCTTAATTACACAAGGGATTTTGGTATTATGACAGAGAAGGACTATCCTTGGAAATATGAATTTGAGGATTGTCAAACAGACAACATTACCGCCACCGATCCACTTATACAGATAATTGACTGGATATATGTTGCTGAGGGGGAGGAGGAAGAATTGCAACGTACAGTTTATCTTGAAGGACCTGTGGCGGTTTCTTTAGATGCAACCAATTATTTTCAGCTATATACTGATG gTGTGCTAGATGATCCGAGTTGTGGAAATACAATGGATGATTTGGATACCACCCTTTTGCTTGTTGGCTATGGTGAATCTGAAAGACTTGGCCAATACTGGATCCTTAAATACTATTTTGGCCCGTATTGGGGAAAAGACGGGTACCTTTGGttaagaagaaataaaaataatcaatgtGGAGTTGCTACGTCAGCGGTTATTCCAGTTCTTGATTATTAA